A window of Variovorax sp. HW608 genomic DNA:
TCTCGGCAGCATGCTTCGCGGTCGCACGGCGCATCACGTCGGACACAACCCGGCGGGCGCGCTCGCCATCGTCGCGCTGCTCGGACTGGCGCTGGCGGTCACGGCGTCGGGCTGGGCCAACTACCAGGACGTCGGCGGCAAGTGGCTCGAAGAGCTGCACGAGGCCGCGGCCAATCTCATGCTTGGCGTCGTCCTGCTGCACGTCGCCGGTGTGTTGCTCGCCAGCTGGATGCATCGCGACAACCTGGTCGGGGCCATGATCACGGGCCGCAAGCCCGGACGGCCCGAGGACGGCGTGCGCAGCGCCTGGCGCAGCGTCGGCATCCTCATGCTGGTGGCCGTCCTGGGTTTCTGGTGGACGCAGTGGCAGGGCATGCCGACCGGCATCTCCGGCGGCCCGGCGGTGGTGTCCGGCAAGGCCGTCGGCCCCGATCGCGACGACGACTGAGCCTCGCGTTTCGCGTACACAATTCCCTATGCGCATCCTGCTGGCCGAAGACGACCCGCTGCTCGGCGACGGGCTGCGCGCCGGGCTTCGCCAGCTGGGTTTCCAGGTCGACTGGGTACGCGATGGCGAAGCGGCCGAACGCGAATTGCGCGCGGAGCCGTATGCCGCGGCCGTTCTCGACCTCGGCCTGCCGCTGAAGGACGGCTTGCCCGTGCTCGCCAGCGTGCGCAAGGCGGGCGTCTCGATGCCGATCCTCGTGCTCACCGCGCGCGACGCCGTTCCGGACCGCATCCGCGGACTCGATGTCGGCGCCGACGACTATGTCGTCAAGCCGGTCGACCTGCACGAACTCGCGGCGCGGCTGCGCGCCCTGATCCGCCGCGCCCACGGCCAGCCCCAGGAACGCCTGCACGCGCAGGATGTCGTGCTCGACCCCGGCGCCCACGCCGTGCAGCGCGCCGGCGTGCCGGTGGCGCTGGCCTCCCGGGAGTTCGCGCTGCTGCATGCCTTGATGCTCAACGCCGGGCGCGTGCTGACGCGCGAGCAGCTCGAACAGCACCTCTACAGCTGGGGCCAGGAGGTGGAGAGCAATGCGGTCGAGGTGCATGTCCATCACCTGCGCCGCAAGCTCGGCGCCTCCCTGATCCAGACCGTGCGCGGCGTCGGCTACATGCTGCCGCGTGACCCCGCAAGCTGAAGGACGATGCCCCGCTCGCTCCAAGGTCGCCTGTTGCTGCTGGTGCTCGGCCTGGTCATGGGCGTGTGGGTTGCCACCGCCGTGATGACGTGGCTCGACGTCCGCCATGAGCTGGACGAATTGCTCGACGGTCATCTGGCGCAAGGCGCTGCGCTGCTGGTGGCGCAACAGATGCGCGAGAACTCGGAAGAGGGCACCGACATCGAGGCGCCGACGCTGCACCGGTACGCGCCCAAGGTCGCCTTCCAGGTCTTCCACGAAGGCCACCTGACCCTGCGGTCCGCCAATGCGCCCCTGCTTCCGATGGTCGATGTGCACAAGCGCTTCCGTTCGGGGTTCCGGACCACCCTGATCGACGGCGTGCGCTGGCGCGTGTTCGCCACCTACGGGGGCGAGCGCGACGTGCTGGTGTATGTGGGCGAGCGGGTGGATTCGAGGTCCTCCATTCTCTGGGCCGTGCTTCGAAGCACGCTCTGGCCGATGCTCGTCGCCTTGCCCCTGCTGGCGCTGGCCGTCTGGTGGGCGGTCCGGCGCGGCGTGACGCCGCTCAGGCAACTCGGCCGGATGCTGACGCAGCGCGAGCCGCAGGCCCTGGACCCGATCACGCTTGGCGGCGCGCCGTCGGAGATGGCGCCCATGCTCGACGCCCTGAACGGCTTGTTCCGGCGCATCGGGGAACTGATGGCGTCGGAGCGCCGCTTCACTGCCGACGCCGCGCACGAACTGCGCACGCCGATCGCCGCCATCCGGGCGCAGGCGCAGGTCGCGCTCGCCGAGACCGACGATGCCAGGCGAGGCCACGCGCTGCGGGCGACGGTGGCCGGCTGCGATCGGGCCGCGCATCTGGTCGAACAGCTGTTGACACTGTCGCGTCTGGAGGGCGGCGCGGAACTCGAATCCAGGGCCCTGGAGCTCGGCGCCCTGGTCCGCGGCGTGGTGGCCGATGCCGCACCCGCCGCGATCCGCAAGCGGCAGAACATCAAGGTCGATGCGGCGCAGACATGCCAGGTCCGGGGAGACCCCGCCATGTTCGCCGTGCTGGTGCGCAATCTGGTCGACAACGCGATCCGCTACAGCCCGCAAGGGGCGGATGTTCGCGTCGAACTCGCACGGCCCCCTGGCCACGTGCGCCTCCTCGTCGAGGACAGCGGCCCCGGCATGACCGAGGAAGAGATGGCGCGCTGCGGGGAGCGCTTCTTCCGCGTCCTGGGCAGCGGCGAAAGCGGCAGCGGCCTGGGCTGGTCGATCGTGCGGCGCATCGCATCGGTGCAGCAGGCGACGGTCGCCGTCTCGCGATCGCGCCGGCTCGGCGGGCTCGCGGTTACCGTCG
This region includes:
- a CDS encoding cytochrome b/b6 domain-containing protein; translated protein: MNTMSASPDERPAPGKGAARVLVWDLPVRVFHWLIVLCFAGAYLTAEQERWRLVHVTLGYTLAGLVAFRLLWGVIGTRHARFSSFVRGPRATVAYLGSMLRGRTAHHVGHNPAGALAIVALLGLALAVTASGWANYQDVGGKWLEELHEAAANLMLGVVLLHVAGVLLASWMHRDNLVGAMITGRKPGRPEDGVRSAWRSVGILMLVAVLGFWWTQWQGMPTGISGGPAVVSGKAVGPDRDDD
- a CDS encoding winged helix-turn-helix domain-containing protein, coding for MRILLAEDDPLLGDGLRAGLRQLGFQVDWVRDGEAAERELRAEPYAAAVLDLGLPLKDGLPVLASVRKAGVSMPILVLTARDAVPDRIRGLDVGADDYVVKPVDLHELAARLRALIRRAHGQPQERLHAQDVVLDPGAHAVQRAGVPVALASREFALLHALMLNAGRVLTREQLEQHLYSWGQEVESNAVEVHVHHLRRKLGASLIQTVRGVGYMLPRDPAS
- a CDS encoding ATP-binding protein, whose translation is MPRSLQGRLLLLVLGLVMGVWVATAVMTWLDVRHELDELLDGHLAQGAALLVAQQMRENSEEGTDIEAPTLHRYAPKVAFQVFHEGHLTLRSANAPLLPMVDVHKRFRSGFRTTLIDGVRWRVFATYGGERDVLVYVGERVDSRSSILWAVLRSTLWPMLVALPLLALAVWWAVRRGVTPLRQLGRMLTQREPQALDPITLGGAPSEMAPMLDALNGLFRRIGELMASERRFTADAAHELRTPIAAIRAQAQVALAETDDARRGHALRATVAGCDRAAHLVEQLLTLSRLEGGAELESRALELGALVRGVVADAAPAAIRKRQNIKVDAAQTCQVRGDPAMFAVLVRNLVDNAIRYSPQGADVRVELARPPGHVRLLVEDSGPGMTEEEMARCGERFFRVLGSGESGSGLGWSIVRRIASVQQATVAVSRSRRLGGLAVTVDWAA